One Candidatus Neomarinimicrobiota bacterium genomic window carries:
- a CDS encoding threonine/serine dehydratase encodes MMNFHQSALDAAHLIKSFVRETPVEHSHWLSEETGAHVWFKCENLQHTGSFKFRGAVNKLLSLSDEERSSGVVSASTGNHGAAVARAASLLETKCTIFVPENASPAKLKAIKAYGAKIVKEGDDCLVAETAGRLYASENGVAYVSPYNDPEIVAGQGTVGVELIKQLPDVEALFVSLGGGGLISGMAGAMKGEKNVTVVACSPENSPVMHKSVEAGRILDMESKPTLSDGTAGGVEEGAITFELCRELVDDYVLITEREIAESFGAFMKNHNMLIEGSAAMAIAGFLKQKDRWSGKQVAIVLCGANISTKTLKELL; translated from the coding sequence ATGATGAATTTTCACCAGTCCGCCCTCGATGCCGCACACCTGATCAAAAGTTTTGTCCGGGAAACGCCTGTGGAACACTCTCACTGGCTCAGTGAGGAGACAGGTGCCCACGTCTGGTTCAAGTGCGAGAACCTGCAGCACACCGGCTCTTTCAAGTTTCGAGGTGCAGTAAACAAACTGCTTTCTCTTTCGGACGAGGAAAGATCTTCCGGAGTAGTGTCCGCCTCCACAGGGAATCACGGCGCAGCCGTGGCCCGTGCAGCATCCCTGCTGGAAACAAAGTGTACCATTTTTGTGCCTGAAAACGCCTCTCCCGCCAAGCTTAAAGCCATTAAGGCTTACGGTGCAAAAATAGTAAAAGAAGGGGATGATTGTTTGGTGGCGGAAACAGCAGGGCGCCTTTATGCTTCAGAAAATGGAGTGGCTTATGTGTCTCCTTATAACGATCCTGAAATCGTGGCGGGGCAGGGGACGGTGGGGGTAGAGCTCATAAAACAGTTGCCGGATGTAGAAGCCCTTTTCGTCTCTCTGGGCGGCGGGGGACTCATCTCCGGCATGGCCGGTGCCATGAAAGGCGAAAAAAATGTGACTGTAGTGGCTTGCTCACCAGAGAATTCGCCTGTCATGCACAAGTCCGTAGAAGCGGGAAGAATACTGGATATGGAGTCGAAACCCACCCTGTCAGATGGCACCGCCGGCGGTGTGGAGGAGGGGGCCATCACTTTTGAGCTTTGCCGTGAACTTGTGGACGATTATGTTCTCATTACGGAGCGTGAGATTGCAGAGTCGTTTGGGGCATTTATGAAAAACCACAACATGCTAATCGAAGGGTCCGCCGCTATGGCCATTGCCGGGTTTCTGAAACAGAAAGACCGGTGGTCCGGCAAGCAGGTGGCAATCGTGCTGTGTGGTGCCAACATTAGCACAAAGACGCTGAAAGAACTTTTGTGA